The genomic segment CGACAAGTGATCCTTGAGGGGAAGGCCCCGGACATGACGAAGGGCCCGCCAGAGGCCGGCCCTTCGGAGTCTCCGGGTGGCTCAGGCCTGGCGCAGCGCGCCGGCCTCGCTCGGGTAGACCAGCGGGATGTTGGAGACGTCCAAGGTGCGGCGGCCGGCGCCACGGCGCGGGAGGCTCATCACGTGCTGCGCCAGCACCACCTCGTCCTCGGCGGCGGACAGTTGCTTCTCCAGGTCGCTGACGATCTTGTTCAGGGCGGAGATGCGCGTCTGCTTGGCCTCGGCGTCCAGGCTGACCGCGGCAACATCCGCCGTCAGGCGCTCGATCTCGGCGGTGGCTTCGGCAATCTGCGCCTGGTAGGCCTCTTGGCGCTTGGTGAAACGAGCGATGGTGGCCATCATCTCGACATGGTGGGCGTGCGCGGCCTCGCGGGCCTCGTCGCGCAATGCCTTCAACTCACCCATGTGCTGCAGGACCATGCGATCCATCTCACGCCAAGTCATCCACACGGAGGCGACGGCGGTCAACAGGGCGACGCCGAGACCGACGCGCACCAGCCACTCAGGACCGAAGGCGCAGCCGACGGCGAGCACGCTCCCGACGCAGAGCAGGATGAAGGTCCGTCGACGAGCGGGGGATGTCTGGGTCTGGTTCTTGGCTGCCACGTCCGCAAGTGTAGGCCGCATTCATCTGGGGCTCACACCATCACGCGGCGTGTTCGTCGGGTCTTCAGCCCACCGTCACACCATGGTCAGCCCTGCGGCTCCGTCTCCTCGTCCTCCGGCCCCTCACCGGGAGGTACCAGGCAGGCGCGTTCCAGGGCACGGCCGGACAGCCCACAGATGACGCTGGCGACGATGGCCGCCGCCCCATGGATGACCCTCTCGCGGGGCGTCGGCACGCTCCAGCTGCCGAGGAAGGCCAGGACGTAGACCAGGTGTCCACCGCCGAGGATCGCGCCGGTCATCAGCAGCGTCTTGCCCAGCACCAGTGCTCGGACACCACTCTCATGGGGAAGGGCAGCGCGGCTCTCGGCCACCTGTCGTCGCAGCACGCGGGAGTAGACCCAGGCCGCCGCGCCCAGTGCGCCCATCACCAGCGCGAGGCTCCATGGAGTCACCGGCACGGGCTTCCCCACGGCCTGCAGGGTGCCGACGATGAACCAGCCCACCACGGCGCCGACCAGCACCGAGGTGAGCGCCTGCCGTCCGGAGGTCAGCCCCAGACCGTTCTGGGGCTGGTCCGGGTCCTGCTGTGTGTTCACGGGAGCTCGATGACCTCGTCGCTCCTGACCACGCCGCTGGTGTCGAGACCGGCCAGCAGGTCCTTGACGCTGCCGCGGCCCTCGATCTCCGCCTCCGGGTCGATCTCCAGCCACGGCACCAGCGCGAAGGCGCGCTCGTGGGCACGCGGGTGCGGCAGCGTCATCTCGTCGGTGTCAACGGTGCGATGGCCGTACATGACCAGGTCGATGTCCAGGGTGCGGGGGCCACCGACGATGTCGCGAGTACGCCCCAACCCGGCCTCGATGGCGTGGGCACGCTCCAACAGGATGGACGGCTCGATCACCGTCTCCGCCACCAGCACCAGGTTCAGGAAGTCCGGCTGGTCCACGACCGCGCCCACGGGCTTGGTGACGTAGACGCTGGACAGGTCGACGGGGATCAGGTCCGGGGTGTCGGCCAGCGCCGTGACGGCGCTCTGAAGGATGTCGACGCTGTTGCCCTGGTTGGAGCCCAGGCTGAAGACGACCTTGGAGATGGGCTTCAGGTTGCCCAGGGTGTCGACGTCGGGAACGAAGGGATTGCTCATTGCTTGCTCCTGGTGATGCTCACCGAGACATCGGTGAAGGTGAAGCCCATGGGGGCCTGGGGCTTGTGTACACGGACCTTTGCGACGCTGACCAGCGGTTCCGCCAGACAACGGTGCGCGATCCGCCCGGCAAGGGTCTCGATCAGGTCGACGGGCTCCCCCGTGATGATCGCCACCACGTCGCCGGCAATCACCGAGTAGTCCACTGTGTCGTGGAGGTCATCGGTGTCGGTGACCACATGCAGGCCGAGCTCGAGGTCGACGACGAACTGCTGCCCGTCGCGTCGCTCTTCCGGGTAGACGCCGTGGAATCCGGTCGCGCTGAGACCCTGGACGGTGATCCAGTCCAGTGTCTCCATGCTGCCTCCGGTCATTGTCGAGGGGGTACGGCGCCCCGGGGTGGGTGAGCTCGAACAGGTCAGACAGTACCGGAGCAGGTGTCCGCCTCCGAACCGACGCCGAGGTGCCGGACAGGTCAGGCCCGGCCCAGTTCCGCGAAGACCCTCGTCACGTCCGCATTGCCCGCCACCTCGTGGGTGCGGACCGCCCAGATGCCCTGCTGGGCGCAGAGGGCGGTGATGGCCTGGGTCGCGGCATCCCGGCCCACCGGCTCGCGTCCGTCCAGCAGCTCACCCAGGAAACGCTTGCGGCTGACCCCCACCAGTTGGCGGTACCCCAGGGCCTCGAAGCGGTCCAGGTGGCGCAGCAGTTCCCAGTTCTGCGCGGCCGTCTTGGAGAAGCCGAGCCCGGCATCACTGATCAGTCGCTCGGGAGCGATACCGCCGGCCAGGCAGGCATCCAGGCGCGTCACGAGCTCTGAGAGCACCTCGCCGACGACGTCGTCATAGCTGGCATTGGTGTCGCCGGTGCCCAGGAAGCCGCGCCAGTGCATGCACACGAAGTCCAAGTCCAGCCCCGCCACGGTGCTGATCATGGCCTCGTCGGCCATCCCGCCGGAGACGTCGTTGATGATCTTCGCGCCCGCCAGCGCCGTGGCACGGGCCACCTCGGCGCGCATCGTGTCGATGCTCACCACCGCACCCTCGGCGGCCAGCGCCTCCACCACGGGCACGACCCGGGCCAGTTCCTCCTCGGGACTGGGCCGCAACGCACCCGGCCGGGTGGACTCCCCGCCCACGTCCAGGATGTCGGCTCCCTGGGCCAGCAGCTCCCGGCCATGGGCAATCGCCTGTTCCGGCGTGGACCAGCGCCCGCCGTCGCTGAAGGAGTCGGGGGTGACGTTCACGACGCCCATCACCAGGGTCCGGCCGGGCACGCCGGGGACCACGGGCTTCATCGATGACCTCCCATGATCAGGGCCATCGCCTCGGCGCGGGTGGCCGATTCACGCAGGTAGCCACGCACCGCGCTGGTGACGGTCTTCGCGCCGGGCTTGCGGACCCCGCGCATGGTCATGCACAGGTGTTCGCACTCGATCACGACGATCACCCCGCGAGCGTGCAGGTGCTCGACGATGGCATCCGCCACCTGGGTGGTCAGGCGTTCCTGTACCTGGGGACGCTTGGCGTACAGGTCCACGAGGCGGGCCAGCTTGCTCAGGCCGGTGACCCGGCCGTCCTTGGCCGGGATGTAGCCGACGTGTGCGACGCCGGTGAAGGGCACCAGGTGGTGCTCACACATGCTCCACAGCTCGATGTCACGCACCAGCACCATCTCGTCGTGGCTGATGTCGAAGGTGGTGCCGAGCAGCTCGGCCGGGTCCTGCCCCAGCCCGGCGAAGATCTCCGCATAGCTGCGGGCCACTCGGGCGGGCGTCTCACGAAGCCCCTCGCGGTCCGGGTCCTCGCCGACGGCGTACAGGATCTCTCGCACGGCTGCGGCGATCCTGTCCTGGTCGATGTCCTTGCCAATGTCGCTCACCCCGCCATGGTAGGCGCCATCGCCCCTCGTCGCCCGGCACATCGAGAAGCCCCCGATCCACGGATGTGGATCGGGGGCTTCGGCAGTCCAGACAGCCACACAGGGCTCAGGCCCGGGGAGGACGTCCCCAGGGGTTCGCGCCGGAACCATCGGCCGGCGGCTGCGGGTCCTGTCCGGGCAGGCCCGGAGTGGTCGACGGGCCGCTGGAGGGCGGCTGCGTGGGCCAGGAGTCCGGCTTGGCGCTCCACGGGTCATTGGCCGGGGGCTGCGGCGTGGGGCCGGCCGGGGTCTTCCACGGGTCGTTGACCGGCGGCTGCGGGTTCGGGGTCACGCCGGGCGGGGCCCAGTCACCGGGAGCCTTCCAGTCACCGGGAGGGGTCGTGCCCTCTCCCGTGTTGCCCGGGGGCAGGTCGGCTCCGGCTGCAGGAACCTCGTCGTCGGGCTTGGAGCGACGCGGGGGCATCGGCACGGGCGGCTCGTCGGACGGGATGCGGTTCTCGGAGCCCGTCCAGGCACCACGATCCGGCCAGCGCTTCAGCGGCTCGAAGATCTTGGCGATCTGCGCCTTGTCCAGGGTCTCGTGCTCCAGCAGCTGGCGGACCAGCTCGTCGAGCACCTCGCGGTTCTCCTTGAGGCAGTCGAAGGCCTCCTGGTGGGCGGTCATCAGCAGCTTGCTGACCTCCTCGTCCACCATCGCGGCGGTGATGTCCGAGTAGCCACGGCTGGGCTGGGAGCCGCTCATCCCCATGAAGGGCTCGGAGTCCCCGCCGCCCAGCTGGACGGCACCCAGACGTTCGGTCATGCCGTACTGGGTGACCATGGCCCGGGCCACCTTCGTCGCCTTCTCGATGTCATTGCTGGCGCCGGTGGTGGGGTCGTGGAAGATCAGCTCCTCCGCCGCGCGGCCACCCATCATGTAGGCCATCTGGTCCAGCAGCTGCCCGCGGGTGGAGGAGTACTTGTCCTGGTCCGGCATCACCATCGTGTAGCCCAGGGCACGGCCACGGGGCAGGATCGTGACCTTCTGCACCGGGTCGTTCTGCGGCATGGCGGCCGCCACCAGCGCATGTCCGCCCTCGTGGTAGGCGGTGACCAACAGTTCGTGGTCATCCATCAGGCGGGTCTTCTTCTGAGGGCCGGCAATGACACGGTCAATCGCCTCACCCAGCTCGGCATTGCCGATCACCGGCAGGTTCAGCCGGGCGGTCAGCAGCGCGGCCTCGTTCAGCACATTGGCCAGGTCCGCGCCGGTGAAGCCGGGGGTGCGCCGAGCGATTGACTCCAGGTCGACGTCGGCGGCCATCGGCTTGCCCTGGGCGTGCACCTTGAGGATCTGCGCACGTCCCTTCAGGTCGGGCGCCTCGACGGCGATCTGCCGGTCGAAACGGCCGGGGCGCAAGAGCGCGGGGTCCAGCACGTCGGGCCGGTTGGTGGCGGCAATCAGGATCACATTGGTGGTGGAGTCGAAGCCGTCCATCTCCACCAGGAGCTGGTTCAGGGTCTGCTCACGCTCGTCATGGCCACCGCCCATGCCGGCGCCGCGGTGGCGGCCGACGGCGTCGATCTCGTCGATGAAGATGATGGCCGGGCTGGCCTCCTTGGCCTGGTCGAACAGGTCACGCACACGGCTGGCGCCGACGCCGACGAACATCTCGACGAAGTCCGAGCCGGAGATGGAGAAGAAGGGCACGCCCGCCTCACCCGCCACGGCGCGGGCCAGCAGGGTCTTGCCCGTACCGGGAGGACCGTAGAGCAGCACGCCCTTGGGAATCTTGGCACCGACCCGCTGGAACTTGGTGGGTTCGGCCAGGAACTCCTTGATCTCCTGCAGCTCCTCGATGGCCTCCTGGCAACCGGCGACGTCGGCGAAGGTGGTCTTGGGTGTGTCCTTGGTGGCCACCTTGGCCTTGGACTTGCCGAAGCCCATCACGCCACGGGCACCGCCGGCGCCGCCCTGGACCATGTTCATCAGGAAGAAGAACAGGCCGAACATCAACAGGAAGGGCAGGCCGGTGTAGAGCAGGCTGGACCAGATGCTGGGGCCGGGGTTCTCACCACGCCACTCGTCGAGCGTCTTCGCCTGGGTGCGCTTCTCCAGCAGGTCGACGATGTTGCCGCCCTGACTGCCCGTCCAGGTGGACAGGTAGGTGGTCTTGCCGTCCTTCATGGCGATCTTGATCGACTGGTCACCGTCGTCGATGACGACCTGACGGATGGGTTCGGTGCCCTGGAGCACCTCGAGCGCCTTGCTGGTGGGCACCTTCTGGCTGCCGGAGGCGGAGTTCGCCAACTGCACCACACCGAGGACGAGGACGATGGCCAGCAGCAACCACAGGATGGGGTTGCCCTTGGCCTTGGAGAGCTTGTTCATTGACGGCCTGACGTTGGACGACGGAGCATCCTGCACCATACCAGCGCGTTTCAATCGGAGAGCTGGCGTGGGGACTTCCCGCCATCGAGCCGGCGACCTTCCAAGACCTGGGCGCGTCCGCTCCACTCACGCGGTGGGTGGGGAAAGGCGCAGCGCCTGCTCGATGACGGGAAGGGCCGCGCCCACTCCTGCGACGCGATGGCAGGGATGACAAAGGCGCCGTGCGGGGCCGTGTGTCAGCTGTAGATGTGGGGCGACAGCGTCGCGACGTCACGCAGGTTGCGGTACTTGCCGGCGTAGTCCAGGCCATAGCCGACGACGAACTCGTTGGGAATGTCGAAGCCGACGTACTTGACGTCGACGGGGGCGGTGACAGCCCCCGGCTTGCGGAACATGGCGGCCACCTCGAGGGTGGCGGGTTCACGGCTCCTGAGGTTCTGCACCAGGTAGCTGAGGGTCAGGCCGGTGTCGACGATGTCCTCGACGATCAGCACGTGCTTGCCGGAGATGTCGGTGGTGAGGTCCTTGAGGATGCGCACCACGCCGGAGCTCTTGGTGCCGGACCCGTAGGAGCTGATGGCCATCCAGTCCATGGTGCAGTGACTGTCCATGGCGCGCGCCAGGTCGCTCATCACCATGATCGCGCCGTTCAGGACGCCGATCAGCAGGATGTCACGGCCCTGGTAGTCGGCATCGATCTGTGCCGCCAGCTCATTCACGCGCTCCTGCACCTGCTCTGCGGTGTAGAGGACTCGGGTCAGGTCATCGGAAATCTCGGCTGCATCCACACCGCAACCCTACTCAGGGTCGCCGGACCGGGCCACCAGTGCCCCCTGGATCCGGTGCACCCGCACACCGCCGGGAAGGTCGACTCCGACCTGTCCGTGCCAGTTCTCCACCAGGGCCGCGACGCCCTGCACGTGCGCCATCGTCGGGGCCTGTGCCCCGCGTTCGATCATCCAGCGCCGCAGCACCCGCCCCCTCAGCGCCGGGTAGAGGTGCAGCAGACCGACGGCGTCGAGGCTGTCGCCACGTACCAGGTCACGCTGGGCATCGGCGGCCAACCGTTCCAGCAGGTCATTGTCGTGCCGGGCGAGCGTCGCGGTCCGTCCCAGGGCCTCCACCACACCGGGGCCCAACACGTCATCCAGCACCGGCAGCAGTTCGTGACGCACCCGCACCCGCAGGTAGGCGGGGTCGAGGTTCATCGGGTCATCCCAGGGCATCAACCCCCAATCGAGACAGGCCTGCCGCACCTGGCTGCGCCGCAGCCCCAGCAGGGGACGGACCAGGCGCCCGGACAGGTGGGGCGTGCTGGGCGCCATGGCCTGCAGGGAGGCCGCACCGGACCCGCGGGCCAACCCGAGCAGCACGGTCTCGGCCTGGTCATCCAGGGTGTGGCCCAGCAGCACCGGACGTTTCCCGTCCCCCACCAGGGCCACCAGTCGTTCCCGTCGAGCGGCGGCCTCGACCCCCTCCCCGGAGGTCGTGTCGACGTGCACGCTGCGCACCTCGGCGGCGACGCCCAGCCCCCGCACGGCCTCCACCGTCGCATCGGCAATGCGCAGGGAATCCGCCTGCAGGCCGTGCTCGACGACGACGGCCAGCACCCGGCTGGCATCGACATTCGCGCAGGCGGCGACCAGTGCCAGCGAATCGGCACCGCCGGAACAACCGATGACCAGCCCCCGTTCAGGGCCGTCGAAACACGGCCTGACCGCCTGGACGACGGCCAGCTGGGAAGGGCTAAGGGCTCGTCTGGCCATCAGCACCCGCAGGTGACGAGGGTGGAGGCCATCTGGTCCAGCCAGCTGCGTACATTCCACTCCTGTTTGGGGTTGTTGGACATGAAGGCGAAGACCACCTCGCCTCCCTGCCGGGTGCGGGTGTAGCCGGCCAGGGTCGAGACCTTGGACAGGGTCCCGGTCTTGGCATTGACCCAGCCGCGGCCCGGTTCGGAGGCCGGGGTGTAGAAGCGCAGGTGCAGGGTGCCGGTGACGCCGGCGCTCGGCAACCCCTCCAGCAGGGGCCGCAGCTTCGGGCTTGCCGCGGCCAGGTGCAGGGCCCGGCCCAGGACCCTGGCGGAGACCCGGTTGTTGCGGCTCAGCCCGGAGCCGTCGGCGATCCGGGTGGAGGCGTCCCAGGCCTTGAGCGTGGTCAGCCGCTGCTGCATGCCCTTGGCACCACCCGTGAAGCTGCCGCCATTGCCGGTGGCGACGCCGACCTGGCGCAGCAGCACCTCGGCGGCGGCATTGTCCGAGTGCACCAACGTCTCCTGCACGAGGCTGGAGACCGGCAGCGACTGGACGCTGGCCACCTCCGCGGCGTCGGCGCCTGCCGCGGCGGCGGTGGGCTTTCCGCTGACGGTGATGCCGTTGGCCTTGAGCTGGGCGGCGAAGACGGTGGCGGCGGTGGGCGCCGGGGTCTGGCTGGGGGCGGACTTCTCGTCGGGCTTGCCCTTGTCGATCCACAGCGCGGAGAGGTTGGTCACCTGGTCGTGGTAGCCCTGCGGCCAGCTGGGATGCCAGTTGGGGCCGCTGAACAGCGACTCGTCATAGCCCAGGGTGACCGAGCTCATGCCCTGCTTCTTGAGGGCTGCCGCGGTCTTCTTCGCCAGGTCCGCGCTGGTGGCCGGGAAGGGATACTCCTTGGCCGGCTTCGACGCGAGATAGGGGTCCCCGCCCCCCACCAGGACGATGCCCTTGCCCTGCTGCACCACACGGGTACTGAAGGTCTTGTCCGGCCCCAGGACGTCCAGGGCGGTCAGGCAGGTGAGCAGCTTCAACGTGGACGCGGGGATCTGGCCGGCATCGGGGCGGCTGCTCCACAGCAGCTCACCGCTGACAGCGTCGAGCACCACGCCCGAGGTGGTGCCCATGTCCTTGGCGGGCACCTTGGCAAGGGCCGCGGCCAGGGCCTTGGGATCCGGGGTGTGGGTGGGTGTCGCGACGGGAGCCGAGGCGATCACGCCGGATCCGCGCGCCGGCTGGCTCGCGCTGGGTGAGGCTGAGGGGTCCTCGAAGAGCGTCTGGGAGACGGTGGGTTGGCCACCGTCCACCCACAATCCCGTGGCGTACAAGGCGGGCCGCCAGCAGACCGCGCCGGCGATGGCCAGCAGTGCGGTGAGCACTGGCCAGATGACCAGCCGCAGCCCGCTGCTCCGACGTGTGCCGCCTTGCGAAACAGGCCGGCGTCGGCTTCCCTCTGGGCTCACGGTGCTCCCCTGTTAGGCGGTAGTGTGCTGAATAGTTCAGGTGCCCCTAATCATAGAGAGAGCTCACCGTGACAGATGACTTCGTGAAGCCCACCCTCAACAACCTGCCTCCGGGCGTCACGTTCGACGTGACGATCGAGATCCCCAAGGGCACCAAGAACAAGTATGAGATGGACCACAACACCGGCCGTATTCGCCTGGACCGCACCCTGTTCACGTCCACCCAGTACCCCTACGACTATGGCTATGTCGAGGGCACCCTGGGTGAGGACGGCGACCCGCTGGACGCCATGGTGATCGGCAATGAGCCCACCTTCCCGGGCTGCCTGATCGAGTGCCGCGTCATCGCGATGTTCCGGATGACCGACGAGATGGGCGGTGACGACAAGCTGCTGTGCATCCCGACCGCTGACCTGCGTCGCAACCACCTGCAGGACATCACCGACGTCCCGGAGTACATGTTGCTGGAGATCGAGCACTTCTTCACGGTCTACAAGGACCTGGAGCCGGGCAAGTCGGTCGAGGGC from the Luteococcus japonicus genome contains:
- a CDS encoding DUF3180 domain-containing protein → MNTQQDPDQPQNGLGLTSGRQALTSVLVGAVVGWFIVGTLQAVGKPVPVTPWSLALVMGALGAAAWVYSRVLRRQVAESRAALPHESGVRALVLGKTLLMTGAILGGGHLVYVLAFLGSWSVPTPRERVIHGAAAIVASVICGLSGRALERACLVPPGEGPEDEETEPQG
- the folK gene encoding 2-amino-4-hydroxy-6-hydroxymethyldihydropteridine diphosphokinase, which encodes MSNPFVPDVDTLGNLKPISKVVFSLGSNQGNSVDILQSAVTALADTPDLIPVDLSSVYVTKPVGAVVDQPDFLNLVLVAETVIEPSILLERAHAIEAGLGRTRDIVGGPRTLDIDLVMYGHRTVDTDEMTLPHPRAHERAFALVPWLEIDPEAEIEGRGSVKDLLAGLDTSGVVRSDEVIELP
- the folB gene encoding dihydroneopterin aldolase, which encodes MTGGSMETLDWITVQGLSATGFHGVYPEERRDGQQFVVDLELGLHVVTDTDDLHDTVDYSVIAGDVVAIITGEPVDLIETLAGRIAHRCLAEPLVSVAKVRVHKPQAPMGFTFTDVSVSITRSKQ
- the folP gene encoding dihydropteroate synthase → MKPVVPGVPGRTLVMGVVNVTPDSFSDGGRWSTPEQAIAHGRELLAQGADILDVGGESTRPGALRPSPEEELARVVPVVEALAAEGAVVSIDTMRAEVARATALAGAKIINDVSGGMADEAMISTVAGLDLDFVCMHWRGFLGTGDTNASYDDVVGEVLSELVTRLDACLAGGIAPERLISDAGLGFSKTAAQNWELLRHLDRFEALGYRQLVGVSRKRFLGELLDGREPVGRDAATQAITALCAQQGIWAVRTHEVAGNADVTRVFAELGRA
- the folE gene encoding GTP cyclohydrolase I FolE; translation: MGKDIDQDRIAAAVREILYAVGEDPDREGLRETPARVARSYAEIFAGLGQDPAELLGTTFDISHDEMVLVRDIELWSMCEHHLVPFTGVAHVGYIPAKDGRVTGLSKLARLVDLYAKRPQVQERLTTQVADAIVEHLHARGVIVVIECEHLCMTMRGVRKPGAKTVTSAVRGYLRESATRAEAMALIMGGHR
- the ftsH gene encoding ATP-dependent zinc metalloprotease FtsH; the protein is MNKLSKAKGNPILWLLLAIVLVLGVVQLANSASGSQKVPTSKALEVLQGTEPIRQVVIDDGDQSIKIAMKDGKTTYLSTWTGSQGGNIVDLLEKRTQAKTLDEWRGENPGPSIWSSLLYTGLPFLLMFGLFFFLMNMVQGGAGGARGVMGFGKSKAKVATKDTPKTTFADVAGCQEAIEELQEIKEFLAEPTKFQRVGAKIPKGVLLYGPPGTGKTLLARAVAGEAGVPFFSISGSDFVEMFVGVGASRVRDLFDQAKEASPAIIFIDEIDAVGRHRGAGMGGGHDEREQTLNQLLVEMDGFDSTTNVILIAATNRPDVLDPALLRPGRFDRQIAVEAPDLKGRAQILKVHAQGKPMAADVDLESIARRTPGFTGADLANVLNEAALLTARLNLPVIGNAELGEAIDRVIAGPQKKTRLMDDHELLVTAYHEGGHALVAAAMPQNDPVQKVTILPRGRALGYTMVMPDQDKYSSTRGQLLDQMAYMMGGRAAEELIFHDPTTGASNDIEKATKVARAMVTQYGMTERLGAVQLGGGDSEPFMGMSGSQPSRGYSDITAAMVDEEVSKLLMTAHQEAFDCLKENREVLDELVRQLLEHETLDKAQIAKIFEPLKRWPDRGAWTGSENRIPSDEPPVPMPPRRSKPDDEVPAAGADLPPGNTGEGTTPPGDWKAPGDWAPPGVTPNPQPPVNDPWKTPAGPTPQPPANDPWSAKPDSWPTQPPSSGPSTTPGLPGQDPQPPADGSGANPWGRPPRA
- the hpt gene encoding hypoxanthine phosphoribosyltransferase — translated: MDAAEISDDLTRVLYTAEQVQERVNELAAQIDADYQGRDILLIGVLNGAIMVMSDLARAMDSHCTMDWMAISSYGSGTKSSGVVRILKDLTTDISGKHVLIVEDIVDTGLTLSYLVQNLRSREPATLEVAAMFRKPGAVTAPVDVKYVGFDIPNEFVVGYGLDYAGKYRNLRDVATLSPHIYS
- the tilS gene encoding tRNA lysidine(34) synthetase TilS, translated to MARRALSPSQLAVVQAVRPCFDGPERGLVIGCSGGADSLALVAACANVDASRVLAVVVEHGLQADSLRIADATVEAVRGLGVAAEVRSVHVDTTSGEGVEAAARRERLVALVGDGKRPVLLGHTLDDQAETVLLGLARGSGAASLQAMAPSTPHLSGRLVRPLLGLRRSQVRQACLDWGLMPWDDPMNLDPAYLRVRVRHELLPVLDDVLGPGVVEALGRTATLARHDNDLLERLAADAQRDLVRGDSLDAVGLLHLYPALRGRVLRRWMIERGAQAPTMAHVQGVAALVENWHGQVGVDLPGGVRVHRIQGALVARSGDPE
- the dacB gene encoding D-alanyl-D-alanine carboxypeptidase/D-alanyl-D-alanine endopeptidase, with translation MLTALLAIAGAVCWRPALYATGLWVDGGQPTVSQTLFEDPSASPSASQPARGSGVIASAPVATPTHTPDPKALAAALAKVPAKDMGTTSGVVLDAVSGELLWSSRPDAGQIPASTLKLLTCLTALDVLGPDKTFSTRVVQQGKGIVLVGGGDPYLASKPAKEYPFPATSADLAKKTAAALKKQGMSSVTLGYDESLFSGPNWHPSWPQGYHDQVTNLSALWIDKGKPDEKSAPSQTPAPTAATVFAAQLKANGITVSGKPTAAAAGADAAEVASVQSLPVSSLVQETLVHSDNAAAEVLLRQVGVATGNGGSFTGGAKGMQQRLTTLKAWDASTRIADGSGLSRNNRVSARVLGRALHLAAASPKLRPLLEGLPSAGVTGTLHLRFYTPASEPGRGWVNAKTGTLSKVSTLAGYTRTRQGGEVVFAFMSNNPKQEWNVRSWLDQMASTLVTCGC
- a CDS encoding inorganic diphosphatase; the encoded protein is MTDDFVKPTLNNLPPGVTFDVTIEIPKGTKNKYEMDHNTGRIRLDRTLFTSTQYPYDYGYVEGTLGEDGDPLDAMVIGNEPTFPGCLIECRVIAMFRMTDEMGGDDKLLCIPTADLRRNHLQDITDVPEYMLLEIEHFFTVYKDLEPGKSVEGATWTGRANAEAEVHASFERAKGTAYEHHTVFVSH